A single region of the Eleginops maclovinus isolate JMC-PN-2008 ecotype Puerto Natales chromosome 4, JC_Emac_rtc_rv5, whole genome shotgun sequence genome encodes:
- the large2 gene encoding xylosyl- and glucuronyltransferase LARGE2s isoform X1 has product MNLLCRGRLKLLVASLTAVVLLTWLYLLAGNLENGRSLLLAPCLADTPAAQVLERSVLESRVREVEEENRQIRLQLSQSQGTAAQPPDGNYANQQWGASADTGPEDGDNTAEEKNNHTECPRSPPVQKCELIHVACVCAGHNASRDVVTLVKSVLFHRRNPLHFHFITDTVAHRILSSLFQSWMVPSVQVSFYDADELKSEVSWIPNKHYSGIYGLMKLTLTKALPSDLTKVIVLDTDITFATDIAELWGIFRKFTDKQVIGLVENQSDWYLGNLWKNHKPWPALGRGFNTGVILLYLERLRRLGWEQMWRLTAEKELMSMLSTSLADQDIFNAFIKQNPVLVHQLPCFWNVQLSDHTRSEQCYTEVSDLKVIHWNSPKKLRVKNKHVEFFRNLYLTFLEYDGNLLRRELFGCPSQASPESVKLQAALEDLDEDDQCYDFRRERLTVHRVHLYFLQYEYTPAEDDTDITLVAQLSMDRLQMLEAICKHWEGPISLALYMSDAEAQQFLRYAQASEVLKNRKNVGYHIVYKEGQFYPVNLVRNVALRNANTPYVFLTDVDFLPMYGLYEYLRRSVVQLDMAHTKKALVVPAFETLRYRLSFPKSKAELLSMLDMGTLYTFRYHVWPKGHAPTDYAKWRTATTPYRVEWEADFEPYVVVRRDCPEYDQRFVGFGWNKVSHVLELDAQEYDLMVLPNAFMIHMPHAPSFDISKFRSSSSYRNCLNTLKDEFHQDLSRKYGSAALKYLTAQRNI; this is encoded by the exons ATGAACCTGCTGTGCCGCGGCCGCCTGAAGCTGCTGGTGGCGTCGCTCACGGCCGTCGTGCTGCTCACCTGGCTCTACCTGCTGGCTGGAAACCTGGAGA ATGGCCGCTCCCTCCTCCTCGCTCCCTGTCTGGCCGACACCCCCGCGGCCCAGGTTTTGGAACGGTCCGTCCTGGAGTCCAGGGTCCGAGAAGTGGAGGAAGAGAACCGACAGATCCGGCTGcagctcagccaatcacagggcaCCGCAGCCCAGCCGCCGGACGGTAACTACGCCAACCAGCAGTGGGGGGCGTCGGCGGACACGGGGCCGGAGGACGGCGACAACACGGCGGAGGAGAAGAACAACCACACCGAGTGTCCCCGATCGCCCCCAGTCCAGAAGTGTGAG CTGATCCATGTAGCCTGCGTTTGTGCCGGTCACAACGCCAGCAGAGACGTGGTCACGCTGGTGAAGTCCGTCCTCTTTCACAG GAGAAACCCTCTCCACTTCCACTTCATCACCGACACAGTGGCCCATCGGATCCTCAGCTCTCTGTTCCAGTCCTGGATGGTCCCCTCGGTGCAGGTCAGCTTCTACGATGCAGACGAGctcaag TCCGAGGTGTCGTGGATACCCAACAAACACTACTCAGGTATTTACGGCTTGATGAAGCTGACGCTGACCAAAGCTCTGCCCTCTGACCTCACCAAGGTCATCGTCCTCGACACGGACATCACGTTCGCCACCGACATCGCCGAGCTGTGGGGCATCTTCAGGAAGTTCACCG ataAGCAGGTGATCGGTCTGGTGGAGAACCAGAGCGACTGGTACCTGGGGAACCTCTGGAAGAACCACAAACCCTGGCCCGCGCTCGGAAGAGGATTCAACACCG GTGTGATCCTCCTGTACCTGGAGCGTCTGCGGAGGCTGGGCTGGGAGCAGATGTGGAGGCTGACGGCCGAGAAGGAGCTGATGAGCATGCTCAGCACGTCTCTGGCCgaccag gacaTCTTCAACGCATTCATAAAGCAGAACCCGGTCCTGGTGCACCAGCTGCCCTGCTTCTGGAACGTTCAGCTGTCAGACCACACTCGCTCCGAGCAGTGCTACACCGAGGTGTCCGACctcaag gtgatCCACTGGAACTCTCCGAAGAAGCTGCGAGTGAAGAACAAACACGTGGAGTTCTTCAGGAACCTCTACCTCACCTTCCTGGAGTACGACGGGAACCTGCTGAGACGAGAACTGTTCGGCTGCCCGAGCCAGGCCAGCCCCGAGAGCgtgaag CTGCAGGCGGCTCTGGAGGATCTCGACGAGGACGATCAGTGCTACGATTTCCGGCGGGAGCGGCTCACCGTGCACAGAGTTCACCTGTACTTCCTGCAGTACGAGTACACGCCTGCAGAGGACGACACAGACATCACGCTGGTGGCTCAGCTCTCCATGGACAG GCTGCAGATGCTGGAGGCCATCTGTAAGCACTGGGAGGGGCCCATCAGCCTGGCGCTCTACATGTCGGACGCTGAGGCGCAGCAGTTCCTGCGCTACGCTCAGGCCTCCGAGGTCCTCAAGAACCGCAAGAACGTGGGGTACCACATCGTGTACAAGGAGGGCCAGTTCTACCCCGTCAACCTGGTGAGGAACGTGGCCCTGAGGAACGCCAACACGCCCTACGTCTTCCTCACCGACGTCGACTTCCTGCCCATGTACGGACTCTACGAATACCTCAG GCGGTCGGTGGTGCAGCTGGACATGGCTCACACTAAGAAGGCTCTGGTGGTCCCAGCCTTCGAGACGCTCCGGTACCGTCTGTCCTTCCCCAAATCCAAAGCTGAGCTGCTCTCCATGCTGGACATGGGGACCCTCTACACCTTCAG GTATCACGTGTGGCCCAAAGGTCACGCTCCAACAGACTATGCCAAATGGCGGACGGCCACCACGCCGTACCGGGTGGAGTGGGAGGCGGACTTCGAGCCGTACGTGGTGGTGAGGCGGGACTGTCCCGAGTACGATCAGCGCTTCGTCGGCTTCGGGTGGAACAAGGTGTCGCACGTCCTGGAGCTGGACGCACAG GAGTACGACCTGATGGTACTGCCGAACGCCTTCATGATCCACATGCCGCACGCTCCAAGCTTCGACATCTCCAAGTTCCGCTCCAGCTCGAGTTACCGCAACTGCCTGAACACGCTGAAGGACGAGTTCCACCAGGACCTGTCCAGGAAGTACGGCTCGGCGGCGCTGAAGTACCTCACGGCACAGAGGAACATCTGA
- the large2 gene encoding xylosyl- and glucuronyltransferase LARGE2s isoform X2 codes for MNLLCRGRLKLLVASLTAVVLLTWLYLLAGNLENGRSLLLAPCLADTPAAQVLERSVLESRVREVEEENRQIRLQLSQSQGTAAQPPDGNYANQQWGASADTGPEDGDNTAEEKNNHTECPRSPPVQKCELIHVACVCAGHNASRDVVTLVKSVLFHRRNPLHFHFITDTVAHRILSSLFQSWMVPSVQVSFYDADELKSEVSWIPNKHYSGIYGLMKLTLTKALPSDLTKVIVLDTDITFATDIAELWGIFRKFTDKQVIGLVENQSDWYLGNLWKNHKPWPALGRGFNTGVILLYLERLRRLGWEQMWRLTAEKELMSMLSTSLADQDIFNAFIKQNPVLVHQLPCFWNVQLSDHTRSEQCYTEVSDLKVIHWNSPKKLRVKNKHVEFFRNLYLTFLEYDGNLLRRELFGCPSQASPESVKAALEDLDEDDQCYDFRRERLTVHRVHLYFLQYEYTPAEDDTDITLVAQLSMDRLQMLEAICKHWEGPISLALYMSDAEAQQFLRYAQASEVLKNRKNVGYHIVYKEGQFYPVNLVRNVALRNANTPYVFLTDVDFLPMYGLYEYLRRSVVQLDMAHTKKALVVPAFETLRYRLSFPKSKAELLSMLDMGTLYTFRYHVWPKGHAPTDYAKWRTATTPYRVEWEADFEPYVVVRRDCPEYDQRFVGFGWNKVSHVLELDAQEYDLMVLPNAFMIHMPHAPSFDISKFRSSSSYRNCLNTLKDEFHQDLSRKYGSAALKYLTAQRNI; via the exons ATGAACCTGCTGTGCCGCGGCCGCCTGAAGCTGCTGGTGGCGTCGCTCACGGCCGTCGTGCTGCTCACCTGGCTCTACCTGCTGGCTGGAAACCTGGAGA ATGGCCGCTCCCTCCTCCTCGCTCCCTGTCTGGCCGACACCCCCGCGGCCCAGGTTTTGGAACGGTCCGTCCTGGAGTCCAGGGTCCGAGAAGTGGAGGAAGAGAACCGACAGATCCGGCTGcagctcagccaatcacagggcaCCGCAGCCCAGCCGCCGGACGGTAACTACGCCAACCAGCAGTGGGGGGCGTCGGCGGACACGGGGCCGGAGGACGGCGACAACACGGCGGAGGAGAAGAACAACCACACCGAGTGTCCCCGATCGCCCCCAGTCCAGAAGTGTGAG CTGATCCATGTAGCCTGCGTTTGTGCCGGTCACAACGCCAGCAGAGACGTGGTCACGCTGGTGAAGTCCGTCCTCTTTCACAG GAGAAACCCTCTCCACTTCCACTTCATCACCGACACAGTGGCCCATCGGATCCTCAGCTCTCTGTTCCAGTCCTGGATGGTCCCCTCGGTGCAGGTCAGCTTCTACGATGCAGACGAGctcaag TCCGAGGTGTCGTGGATACCCAACAAACACTACTCAGGTATTTACGGCTTGATGAAGCTGACGCTGACCAAAGCTCTGCCCTCTGACCTCACCAAGGTCATCGTCCTCGACACGGACATCACGTTCGCCACCGACATCGCCGAGCTGTGGGGCATCTTCAGGAAGTTCACCG ataAGCAGGTGATCGGTCTGGTGGAGAACCAGAGCGACTGGTACCTGGGGAACCTCTGGAAGAACCACAAACCCTGGCCCGCGCTCGGAAGAGGATTCAACACCG GTGTGATCCTCCTGTACCTGGAGCGTCTGCGGAGGCTGGGCTGGGAGCAGATGTGGAGGCTGACGGCCGAGAAGGAGCTGATGAGCATGCTCAGCACGTCTCTGGCCgaccag gacaTCTTCAACGCATTCATAAAGCAGAACCCGGTCCTGGTGCACCAGCTGCCCTGCTTCTGGAACGTTCAGCTGTCAGACCACACTCGCTCCGAGCAGTGCTACACCGAGGTGTCCGACctcaag gtgatCCACTGGAACTCTCCGAAGAAGCTGCGAGTGAAGAACAAACACGTGGAGTTCTTCAGGAACCTCTACCTCACCTTCCTGGAGTACGACGGGAACCTGCTGAGACGAGAACTGTTCGGCTGCCCGAGCCAGGCCAGCCCCGAGAGCgtgaag GCGGCTCTGGAGGATCTCGACGAGGACGATCAGTGCTACGATTTCCGGCGGGAGCGGCTCACCGTGCACAGAGTTCACCTGTACTTCCTGCAGTACGAGTACACGCCTGCAGAGGACGACACAGACATCACGCTGGTGGCTCAGCTCTCCATGGACAG GCTGCAGATGCTGGAGGCCATCTGTAAGCACTGGGAGGGGCCCATCAGCCTGGCGCTCTACATGTCGGACGCTGAGGCGCAGCAGTTCCTGCGCTACGCTCAGGCCTCCGAGGTCCTCAAGAACCGCAAGAACGTGGGGTACCACATCGTGTACAAGGAGGGCCAGTTCTACCCCGTCAACCTGGTGAGGAACGTGGCCCTGAGGAACGCCAACACGCCCTACGTCTTCCTCACCGACGTCGACTTCCTGCCCATGTACGGACTCTACGAATACCTCAG GCGGTCGGTGGTGCAGCTGGACATGGCTCACACTAAGAAGGCTCTGGTGGTCCCAGCCTTCGAGACGCTCCGGTACCGTCTGTCCTTCCCCAAATCCAAAGCTGAGCTGCTCTCCATGCTGGACATGGGGACCCTCTACACCTTCAG GTATCACGTGTGGCCCAAAGGTCACGCTCCAACAGACTATGCCAAATGGCGGACGGCCACCACGCCGTACCGGGTGGAGTGGGAGGCGGACTTCGAGCCGTACGTGGTGGTGAGGCGGGACTGTCCCGAGTACGATCAGCGCTTCGTCGGCTTCGGGTGGAACAAGGTGTCGCACGTCCTGGAGCTGGACGCACAG GAGTACGACCTGATGGTACTGCCGAACGCCTTCATGATCCACATGCCGCACGCTCCAAGCTTCGACATCTCCAAGTTCCGCTCCAGCTCGAGTTACCGCAACTGCCTGAACACGCTGAAGGACGAGTTCCACCAGGACCTGTCCAGGAAGTACGGCTCGGCGGCGCTGAAGTACCTCACGGCACAGAGGAACATCTGA